From the genome of Streptomyces sp. NBC_01304:
TTGACCGACCGGGGCGGCCGGCGCATCACGATCCAGCACGCGAGCGAGGACGGCACCCGGCCGACCGAGGTCACGCACGGCGCGGGCTACCGCATAGCCGTCGACACCCGGCAATCCGACCTGCACGGCTCACGCGTCGTCGCCCTGCGCCTGCTCGACGGTACCGATGACGGCCGCGGCACGCTGCTGCGCAGCTTCCACTACGGCGAGCACGGCCGACTGATCCAGGTGGTCAACTCCCAGGGCGGACGGCAGCGTTACGAGCACGACCACGCCGACCGCATCACCGCCTGGACCGACCGCAACGGCCACCGTTACGCCTACACCTACGACGATCACGGGCGCGTCGTACGGGGTGACGGACCGGGCGGCGACCTGTCGGCGGCCTTCGCCTACCACCCGCTGCGCCGCGTCACCGTCGTCACGGACTCGCTCGGTCACCGCACCGAGTTCCACTACGACCGCCACCACCACATCACCAGGACCGTGGACCCGCTGGGCCACAGCGTCCTGACCGAGCACGACCGCCACGGCCACCTCCTCGCCCGGACCGACGAGTTGGGCCACACCACCCGCTTCACCCGCGACGAGCACGGCGACATCACCCGCGTGGACCGCCCCGACGGCACCACGATTTCCGCCCGCCACAACGCCCTTCACCTGCCGGTGGAGACGATCGAACCCGGCGGGTCGACCTGGCACCACACCTACGACGCACGCGGCAATCCGCTCGCCGTGACCGATCCGACCGGTGCGGTCACGACCTACAGCTACGACGAGCGGGGCCACCTGGCCACGGTCACGGACGCGCTCGGCCACGTCCAGCGCCTGGAGACGGACGCCGCAGGCCTCGTCACCGCCGCCTCGGACCCGCTCGGCGCCACCACCCGCGTCACCCGCGACGCCTTCGGCCGCATCACCGGACTCCGCGACCCGCTGGGGCAGTTGACGACGCTGGAGTGGACCACCGAGGGATGGCTGACCCTGCGGCGCCGCCCCGACGGCAGCGTGGAGCGCTGGCGCCACGATGCCGAGGGCAACGAGATCAGCCACGAGGACGCCGGGGGCGGCCGCACCGAAACCGTCCCGGGCCCCTTCGGCAACCCCGTCGCACGCACCACCGCGGACGGCGCCCGCTACCAGCTCTCCTACGACACCGAGCTGCGCCTGACATCGGTCACCGGCCCCACCGGCCTGGTCTGGCGGTACGAACACGACGCATCCGGCCGCGTCACCGGCGAGGTCGACTTCGACGACCGCCGACTCGGCTACCGCCTGGACGCGGCGGGCCGGCTCATCGAGCGCGTCAACGGCGCGGGACAGGTGGTGCAGCACACCCGTGACACGCTGGGCCGCATCCTCGAATCCCGGCACGACACCGGCGCGGTGACCGCGTACGCCCACGACGCGAACGGCGCCCTGCTACGGGCCCAAAACCCCGACGCCACACTGGAGTTCACCAGGGACGCGCTCGGCCGCGTCCAGTCCCAGACCGTCAACGGCGCCCGTACGACATGGGAGTACGACGCCCGCGGAGCCCGTACCCGCCGCACCACGCCCACCGGCGCGGTCAGCGAGTGGAGCTTCGACGCGGCGGGCCGCCCCACCACCCTCGCCGCCGCGGGCGGCCGGCTGGCCTTCGAGTACGACGCGGCCGGCCGCGAGGTGACCCGGCACCTGGGCACGACGGCCGCGCTCACCCAGACCTACGACGCGCTGCACCGCATGACGGCCCAGAGCCTGTGGTCACGCGACACCACCGGCACCCGGCCGCTGCGCCAGCACACCTTCGCCTATCGCCCCGACGGGTACCTCGCCGCGATCCGGGACCCGGAGACCGGCGTCTGGCGCTTCGAGCTCGACCCGCTCGGCCAGGTGACGGCCATACACGCCGAGGCGGACGGTGGCGACGAGCGGCAGCCTGCGGAACGCTACGCCTACGACGCGCTCGGCAACCTGACACACGGCCAGTGGCCCACACACCACCAGAAGGACGACGACGCACAGGGCGCCCGCGCCTACGCCGGCACCCTGATCCGCAGCGCGGGCAGAACCGCCTACGCCCACGACGCCCAGAGCCGGGTCACCACCCGGACCCGGACGACCCTGTCGGGCAAGGCCCGCACCTGGCAGTACACCTGGGACGCCGAGGACCGCCTCACCCAGGCCGTCACGCCCGACGGCACGGTCTGGCGCTACCGCTACGACCCGCTGGGCCGCCGCATCGCCAAGCAACGCCTGGACGCGCAGGGCTCGGTGGCGGAGCAGACGGACTTCACGTGGGACGGCACGACGCTCTGCGAGCAGACGTCGCGCAGTGCGTCCGGACCGGCGCGCCGGGCCCTGACCCTGACGTGGGATCACCGTGGGGGGCGGCCGCTGGCGCAGACCGAGCGCAGGTCACTGTCGGACAGTGAAGTCGACGAACGCTTCTATGCGATCGTCACCGACTTGGTGGGCGCACCGACGGAACTCGTCGACAAGCAGGGAGACATCGCCTGGCACGCGCGGGCCACGCTTTGGGGCGTAACCGCCTGGGACCGGAGCGCGACCGGCTATACGCCACTCCGTTTCCCGGGCCAGTACTACGACCCTGAAACCGGTCTGCATCACAACTACTTTCGTTTCTACGACCCTGACACCGCTCGCTATCTCACCCCTGACCCGTGGGGGCTTGCGCCTTCTCCCAACCCCATGGCTTACGTTGCCAACCCCCTACACGGCATCGACCCGCTCGGTCTCGCCGCGGTGCCCATGGGCAACCGGGACAACCCGTTCCCGGACCGGGAGAGCGCGGAGAGAGCGGCGTTCGACCTTGCTGGGGTGCCCTACGACAAGACACCGGATTTCGCGTGGGAGATGGGACCCGACCGCACACGAAAGGGCCAAGATCTGTACGTCTACGACACCGAGGTGACCCACTGGGGCAACATGCGACAGTTCGAGATGGAGCAGGGGTCGCGCGTCGTTGTCGAGCACACGGATGACCCGTTGGGCTCCCACTTTCACGCGGGGAAGCCCAAGCAGGGTTCAACCCGCACAGACGTCAATTTCGGCTGGGCCAGCGAAACCCCGTTCGAGGACGGCTTCGAACGGTATGGCAAGGTCGACAAGCCCCGTGGTGACCACCACCTCTACTACTACGGCGGAAAGGTGTGTCCCAAATGAACGACCCGGGCTTCGCCGAACTCCTGAGCCGCTGCGGCCTGGAAGTCCTCGAGGTACCGCTGCCCGACTCGCTGCCCGCGCCGCGCCGCGCGGCAGGTATCACCTTCGGAGGGAGCGAACCTGCCGCGACGGTCCCCTTCAACGGACCGCACCTGGGCGCACGTGTGGACGAGGCATGGCTACGGATCGCCCACGAGCAACAGCTGGTTGACGGGCAGGGACGTTTCCTGATCACCACCGGCATGGAGGGACCATGGGTCCCGGTCCGACTCCAGGGCGATCTCCACCTGGCGGAGCACCTGGTGGGAGCCAATGCCCGGCCGGGGCACGCCGAATTCATCACCATGGCGCTCGACGGCAGTGTCATGTGCGGCGTGACCACGGAGGAGTACGACGTCTGGCTGGTGGTGGACCGAGACCGGATCCGGCAGCCGCTCCCGCCTCCCCCGGACATCGAAGCGGCCCGCGCGGCCACACGCAGGAGGCTGGAGCTCGAAGAGCGATACGCACCCGAGCGCCTCACGCCACCACTCGACGACGGGTGGGTTCTCCTCGCATTCGATCGCCACACCGTCCATCTCAAGCGACTCCACGAGATCCCGGACGACATCAGCCAGGATCTGCTTCCCGATGCCCTCGGGACTGCCGTGCCCGGGACCGCTGCCACTCCGCGGCAACTCACCGAGAGCCAGGCTCAGGCCCTCGGTGACCGGCTCGGCATTCCGGTGGAGGATCGGCGATTCGGATACTTCGTGGAGTTCCAGCACGCTGCCGTCAAGAGCCGGCAGTCACAGCGGCGTGCGATCGCCCCTGATCTCCTTGCGTGAGGCCACACCTCTTCCGATATGAGGTCGCCAAACGCCGGTGGGGCCACGGACCCGCCGGCCGAGCAATGCGTCAGGTCCCTGCCACCGGCGCCAGCGAATTACCCGCCGGGATCCCGCCGCAGCTGGACGGCACCGTCCGGCCCGCGAAGCGGTCGTTGAGCCAGGCCTGGGCGACCGGCGCGAAGGCCGCAACGACGCCGATGGGGCTGAGCAGATCGTGCTGCCTCCGGCGACCATGACCCCGTCACCGGTGTCGATGCCGTCCCCTCCAGCGGGCCAGCGCTGCCCTGCGCGATGTAGCCGGGTGCCGCAGGGCGTAACCCGTAGGTAACCGCGGTGGAAGTCACCAAGAGGTACGAGGGTTGCCCAGGGCTGCGACAGAACTCATGCCGCAACCACACATGGCCCGGCCCACAGGTACGCGGGCCGGGCCATGCAGGGAGAGCTCAGACGAGCTCCCCACCCCGCGCCACAACCTGCCCCCCATGCACCACCATGTCCCGCTGCGGCATGTCCACCACCACCTGCGGAGTGCACTCGCCGCGGACGAGGAGGAAGTCCGCCGGGTCGCCCGGCTGGAACGTGACCCGGTCCAGGCCCATCACGTCCGCGCCGCCGTGCGCGCCCACCGTGTAGCAGTCGTTGAGCTCCTCGTCGAGGCGTACGTCGGTGACCCAGCCCAGGATGTGGGTGCGGTGCAGCATGTCCGCGTTGCCGAAGGGGCTCCACGAGTCGCGGACGCCGTCCGAGCCGAGGCCCACCCGCACGCCGTGCTCGCGCAGTTTCGCGATGGGCAGCACCAGGGACTCGTTGGGGGACACCGTGGTCAGCGCGATGTCCTGCTCGCCCAAGTCCGCCGCCATCGCGTCGAGTTCGGCCTCGGCCAGGAACGGCAGGCAGAAGACGTGGCTGACCGTGACCTTGCCGCGCAGGGACAGCGCCTTGGTGCGCTCGATGATGCCGCGCAACACCCGGATGCCCTTGTCGTCGCGGTCGTGGAGGTGGATGTCCACGCCCACGTCGTAGCGGTCGGCCAGGCGGAAGACGAGGTCGAGCTGCTCGTCGAGGGCGTTGTCGAAGCTGATCGGGTCGATGCCACCGATCATGTCGACGAGCCCGCTGCGGGCGGCGTCCTCGAGGAGCTTGGCGGTGCCGGGGGTGCGGATGACGCCGTGCTGCGGGAAGCCGACGATCTGCACGTCCAGCGCGTGGTCGAGGCGTTCGCGGGCCTCGGCGACGCCTTCGAGTCCCTTGAGGCCGTAGGCCGGGGCGACGTCGGCGTGCGCCCGCATGGCGCGGGTGCCGCGGGACACGGCGTGGGCCATCAGGCCGTACGCCCGCTCCCCCACCGTGCGGCTCTGGCTGCGGAACAACTCCACGTCCTGCGCGCAGTATTCGGCGATGCCGCGGGCGGGCTTGCGGGTGACCCAGTCGCCGCCCCAGGTGGTCTTGTCGGGGTGGATGTGGGCGTCGACCAGGCTCGGCAGGGCGATGCGGCCGTCGCCGTCGATGATGCGGGCGCCCTTCGGGGCGGCCCGGTCCGTGATGCGGCCGTCGATCACCGTCAGGTCGACGGGCGTCTTGGCACCGAAGGGCCGTACGTTGCGGAAGACGACGGCCTTGCCGTGGTGCGGCCCACGGCCGGCGGCACCGGCATCGGTGTCGGCGGCGGCCTGGTTCGCGGTGACGCCGAGGGCGGCGGTCGCGCCGGCGAGGGTCGCGGCACCGCCGGCGAGCATGCCGCGGCGGGACAGGGGCGGGGGAACCATGGGATCTCCTTGCGGTCGGTCGGTCAGTCGGGGCGTACGACGTGAGACGTGAGGTGGGGGCGTACGACGGACGGCGGCCGGCCGTCAGACGGGCAGGCCCGAACGGACCACGGACACCGGCTTGCTGAGCACGGTGAGGTCGGCAAGGGGGTCGCCCGCGACGACGAGGACATCGCCGGCGTAGCCGCGAGCCAGTCGGCCGACCGTGGTGAGGCCGAGGAGGCGTGCCGCGCCGGTGGTCGCGGTGCGGATCGCGTCGAGGGCGGGCAGCCCGGCCGCGTGCATCAACTCGACCTCGCGGCCGATGGGCTTGACGGTGCCGCCGGAGGAATCGGTGCCCGCCGCGAGCGGCACGCCCCTCTCGTGGGCGGCGAGTACGGCGCGCTTGAGGAGGGGCAGGTAGGTGCGGCCGCGTTCGGCGAGGACGGGGTTCGAGGACTCGGCGAGGCCCGCGATCGCGGCCAGCGTGGGCGTGAAGTACGTGTTCCTGCGGCGCATTTCGTGCAGGGTGCGCTCGCCGACGTACACGCCGTGCTCCAGGGAGCGGATGCCCGCGGTCACCGCGTCGTGGCAGCCCTTTTCGCTGTAGCTGTGGCACAGCACGCCGCGTCCGCCGCGGCGGGCCGCGGCCACCACCTCGGACAGCTGCTCGTGCGAGTAGACCTGGGCGAGAGGGTCCTGCTCGGGCAGCCCGGCCCGCTCGTTGACCCGGGTCTTGACCCAGTCGGCGCCGCGCGCCAGGTTGACCTCGACGACCCGGCGCAGCGCCTCGGCGGAGCGTACGCCGTCCTTGAGGCGGGCCAGTTCGGTGAGGTCGGGGTCCGCGAGGACGGTGTCGCCGAGGTCGGGGGTCACGAAGACGCCCGCGGCCTTCAGGCGCGGGGCGAGGACGGGGGCCTGGCGGGCCAACTCCCGTACGGCGATGTCCTGGTAGAAGTTCGTGGAGCCGCTGCGGGCGCTGGTCGCGCCCTTGCGGACCGCGTCGCGTGCCTCGGCGGCGGTGTTGAGGTGGATGTGCGCGTCGACGAGGCCGGGCAGCACCCACCGGCCGTGGGCGTCGAGCCGCGGGGCATCCTGCGGCACGCCGATGCGGGAGCGGGGGCCGGCCGCGCGGACCAGTCCGTCACGGATGACGACGACGGCGTCCGGCGTGACGTCGCCGGTCCCGGGGTCGAGCAGCGTGCCGCCCTCGATGACCAGGTCACCGGTGAGCGGAGTGCCGAGGCGGCGTGGGGCGGCTGCGGCGGCGGGGGTCGCGGTGGTGGCCAGCAGCGCGGTGGTGGTGCCGGCCAGGGCGGCGGCGCCGGCGAGTACGCCGCGCCTGGTCAGTGACGCGGCGGGCGGCGGGGTGGGGTCGACGCACATGAGGGCTCCTCGTGGGCGGTGGGCAGGCAACGGGCCCGGAGGCTTCGCCCGACCTTTTGTATACCAAGAGGCGCCACGCCAACAAGATCGCACCACGCGACGTCACGTACGTACGGGCATTATGACGGGATACGCGCAGAGGTGGCCCGCCTCGATCTACGTCTTGGTATACAACTACGCGGTACCGAAGAGCGACCGCAGCGCCACCGCCCGGCTGTCGCGCACGTGCAGCAGCGTGCTCGCCGCAGCCGGTTCCTCGTCGCCCGCCGCGATGTGCCGGAACATCTCCGCATGCTGCGCCCGCATGTGCGCGGGCTCCTCGCGCAGCCCGAAGAGCAACTGCAGCTGCCAGCTCAGCTGCTCCATCGTGCGGGCGAGCAGCGGGTTGCCGCCGAGCGCCACGATCTCCTCGTGGAACGCCGTGTGCGCGGCCACCTCACGCTTGCCCTCGCCCGCCGCGGCCGCCTGTTCGGCCCGCTCCAGCAGCTCACGCAGCGCCGCCAGACCCTCGGGCTCCCCGGCCGCGGCGGCGACCCGGCGGGCCGCGAGTCGGGAGGCCTGCACGGCGAGGGGCTCCCACACCTCGTACAGATGACGTACGTCGGCGGGCTCCAGGCTCCGCACCCGGACCCCGCTGTGCGGCAGCAGCTCAAGGAGCCCCTCGGCGACGAGGGCGCGCAGCGCCTCGCGCACCGGCACCCGCGACATCTGCAGCTCCTCGGCGACCTCGCGTTCCACGAGGCGGGAGCCCATCGCGTAGCGCCGGTCCACGATCCGCTGCCGCACCGCCTCGCGCGCCTGCGCGCTCAGCGACATCCGGCCGCCGCCTCGCGTCCGCTCCGCCGCGTCCGCCTTGCTGCCTGCCACGTGCACCGTCCTCCGCTCGCCCCGTCCCCGGCGAGAATACGCGGCACCACCTGCGGGGCAGGGCGAGCTTCGGGCCTGCGGGCTACTTGGCGACGGCGGATCCGAAGTGGGCTTCGTCGGCCGGCGCGCCGAGGGCGGCGGCGCCGAACGACCAGGAGCCGTTGGCGGTCGGGCCCGCGGACGTCGCGCCGAACACCCAGGCGAAGCCTTCGCTGACGTTCTCGTCGGGGGCCGTGGTGACGAGCTCGGCGCGGCCGTCCCGGTTGGAGTCGATGAGGCGGGCCTGCGCCCCGAAGAGGTCGCCCTGCTCGGCCGCGCCGGGCACGCCCGCGGTGTTCTGGTTGAAGTTCTGCACGCCGGTCGAGGTGATCCCCCGTGCCGAACCGCGCAGCAGCCAGACCGCGCCCGCGTCGGGGAGGTCGCCGATGCTCTCGCCCTGCGCGCCGATGGCCAGGTCGAGGTAGCCGTCGCCGTTGACGTCGCCGAGGCTCACGTCGCTGCCGAAGTCGTCACCCGACTCGTCGGTGCCGGGGATGCCGCCCTGGCCCTGCTGGAAGATGGTGACGGGCTCCTCGCCGTTGGTTCCGAACAGGCCGAGGTTGCTGCCGTAGCGGACCTGGACGGCGCCCCCGGACAGGTCCCATTCGCCGTGTTCGAGGATGCGCGGGTCGCCGAGTACGACGTCGGGATAGCCGTCCTTGTTGATGTCACCGGAAGCCCCCACCGTGCCGCCGGCGAAGGTGCGGTCCAGGGTCAGCCCGTCCGGGGTGCCGCGCAGCAGTGCCGAGCGGCTCTGGACGTATTCCAGGGACGGCTGGGTGCCGGTGACGATGAGGTCGGCGTAGCCGTCCTTGTTGTAGTCGGCGCCGGTGAGGCCGGTGGGCTTGAAGCCGTCCTCCGTCGGCAGGCCGTACATCTGCTCGGGGTTCTGCGGAGTGCGGGAATCGCCGAATCCGTGCACGTAGACGGCATCGGTTCCGTTGACCTGGGCGAGTTCGGGGCGGCCGTCCGCGTCGACGTCGGCGGCGGTCAGCCCGGTCCCGTACGCCTCGTTAGCGCTGGGCTCGCCCAGGGTGTGGCTCTCCAGCCAGCTGGCGGTGCCGGCCAGGCCGCGGGCCGAGCCCCACACCACGGTGACGCCGCCCGCGTCCGTGGCGGAGCCGATGTCCTCGCCGGGTGCGCCGATGGCCAGGTCGGCGTAGCCGTCGCCGTCGAGGTCCTGGGAGGCCACGGACGCGCCGAAGGAGTCACCGGCCTCGGGAGTGCCGGGCACACCGCTGGAGCTCTGGGTGAGGACGAGCCGGTGGACGGTGTCCAGGCCGGAGGACGAGCCGTAGAGGACGGACACGAAGCCGGCCCCCTTCTTCCCGTCGACCGTCGCCCGGGGGGCCGCGGTCACCAGGTCCCGGTATCCGTCGCCGTTGAAGTCGTCGTGGGCCACGGCTGCCGCGGCCGGGGCGGCCGCCGCGGTGGTGGTCCCGGTGATGACGATGCCGGCGGTGGTGGCGAGTACGCCGGCCACGAAGGCCGCGAGGTATGTCGAGCGCAAGGAAGTCCCCCTGTGAGTGACCGCGTCGAGCTGCGGCCGTGCGGATTGCGGGCCCGGGTAACGGGAGTGATGAGATCAGCCCGTTGCCCTTGGCGTGGGATCAGACACGCGATCACCGCTGGGGGTTGTGCTCCCTCGAGTGGGCCGGTGCACCCTGTGACACGGCTGTGACAGCCGCGGCCGGTCCGGGACGAACGAGCACCTCCGGTTCCCAACCACCCCTCGCACCCCACCCGTTGAGCAGAGCACCGCTCGCACACGTATCCACGGGGAGACACGTACGCACGAGGAGCATCGAACCCGGACCGCAGCGCACAGCACCGCCCGAACAGCACCACCACCCCCGGAGGCCCCCATGGCAGACGCCGGCAATGTCACCGCCCTCTTCCGCGCGGCCGCGGCCCACAGCCCCTCGTACGCCACCCTCGACCGGACCCACCACAGCGGCGCCCCGCTCGTCGACTTCTGTATCCCGTGCAATCCCTACTTCCCGACGCCCGAGATGTTCGACGAGCTCGGCGCGCGGCTGCGGGACATCCTGACCTACTACCCGAGCAGCGCCGACACCGTCACCGCCGAGCTCTGCTCGGTGCTCGGCCTCCATCCGGGGACCGTCGCGATGGGCAACGGTTCGACCGAACTCATCACCTGGATCGACCACTTGCTGGTGCGCGAGTCCCTCGCGGTGCCGGTGCCGACGTTCGGCAGATGGACCGACCAGCCGATGGAGACCGGCAAGCGCGTGGACATGTTCCTGCTGCCGGAGCAGGCCGGCTTCGCCCTCGATCCGGCGGACTTCGTCACTTTCGTACGTTCCCGGGGTTCGCGCACGGCCGTGATCTGCAACCCCAACAACCCGGACGGCGGACTTCTGCCACGCCGCTCCGTGCTCGCCCTGCTCGACGCGCTGCAGGATCTCGAACTGGTCGTCGTGGACGAGTCGTTCCTCGACTTCGCGGACGCCGAACCGCAGCCGAGCGTCGCCGCCGAGGCGGTGCTGCGCCCGAACGTGATCGTCCTGCGCAGCCTCGGCAAGAACTTCGGGCTGCACGGGGTGCGCTTCGGCTATCTCGTGGCGAACCCGGCACTCGCCGGGAAGGTGCGCGCCGCGCTGCCCAAGTGGAACCTCAACTCCTTCGCGGAGACAGTGGTGTTCATGCTCGGCCGGCATCGCCCGGCGTACGAGCTGAGCCTGCGCCAGGTGTGCCGCGACCGCCAGGAGATGCTCTGGCACCTGGCGCGACTGCCGGGCCTGACCGTCCACCCCTCGCAGGGCAACTTCCTGTACGTCCGCCTCCCCGAGGGCGTCGACGGCGCGGCCCTGCGCGACCGGCTCCTCACCGAGCACGGGGTCCTGGTCCGCGAATGCGGCAACAAGATCGGCAGTTCGAGCCGCTATCTACGGCTCGTGGTGCGCCCACAGCACGAGGTGCAGCGCCTGCTCGCCGGGTTGGAGCAGACGCTGTACGGGGGTGCCGATGGGCAGTCGCTGCCGGCCGGCCCGGATGCGTACGGCCCTTTGCGTCCGGTGATCCAGGGCTCCGGCACGGCGGCGGTGGACCGACTGGTCATGCGGGCCTGAGGACTCCGCCCGTCACGCTGACCATTCGGGCCTGAGCGTTCGCCCGTCACTTCGTGTAGACGGCCACGTGGTCGACGAGGAGGGGTTTGCCGGGGACCGTGCCGCCGTCGGGGCCGCCGCCCAGCTGGTCGGGCCAGCTTCCGCCCATGGCGACGTTGAGGATCAGGAACATCCCGTGC
Proteins encoded in this window:
- a CDS encoding GntR family transcriptional regulator, which codes for MSLSAQAREAVRQRIVDRRYAMGSRLVEREVAEELQMSRVPVREALRALVAEGLLELLPHSGVRVRSLEPADVRHLYEVWEPLAVQASRLAARRVAAAAGEPEGLAALRELLERAEQAAAAGEGKREVAAHTAFHEEIVALGGNPLLARTMEQLSWQLQLLFGLREEPAHMRAQHAEMFRHIAAGDEEPAAASTLLHVRDSRAVALRSLFGTA
- a CDS encoding pyridoxal phosphate-dependent aminotransferase, which codes for MADAGNVTALFRAAAAHSPSYATLDRTHHSGAPLVDFCIPCNPYFPTPEMFDELGARLRDILTYYPSSADTVTAELCSVLGLHPGTVAMGNGSTELITWIDHLLVRESLAVPVPTFGRWTDQPMETGKRVDMFLLPEQAGFALDPADFVTFVRSRGSRTAVICNPNNPDGGLLPRRSVLALLDALQDLELVVVDESFLDFADAEPQPSVAAEAVLRPNVIVLRSLGKNFGLHGVRFGYLVANPALAGKVRAALPKWNLNSFAETVVFMLGRHRPAYELSLRQVCRDRQEMLWHLARLPGLTVHPSQGNFLYVRLPEGVDGAALRDRLLTEHGVLVRECGNKIGSSSRYLRLVVRPQHEVQRLLAGLEQTLYGGADGQSLPAGPDAYGPLRPVIQGSGTAAVDRLVMRA
- a CDS encoding amidohydrolase, whose amino-acid sequence is MVPPPLSRRGMLAGGAATLAGATAALGVTANQAAADTDAGAAGRGPHHGKAVVFRNVRPFGAKTPVDLTVIDGRITDRAAPKGARIIDGDGRIALPSLVDAHIHPDKTTWGGDWVTRKPARGIAEYCAQDVELFRSQSRTVGERAYGLMAHAVSRGTRAMRAHADVAPAYGLKGLEGVAEARERLDHALDVQIVGFPQHGVIRTPGTAKLLEDAARSGLVDMIGGIDPISFDNALDEQLDLVFRLADRYDVGVDIHLHDRDDKGIRVLRGIIERTKALSLRGKVTVSHVFCLPFLAEAELDAMAADLGEQDIALTTVSPNESLVLPIAKLREHGVRVGLGSDGVRDSWSPFGNADMLHRTHILGWVTDVRLDEELNDCYTVGAHGGADVMGLDRVTFQPGDPADFLLVRGECTPQVVVDMPQRDMVVHGGQVVARGGELV
- a CDS encoding DUF6531 domain-containing protein; protein product: MRRRRTHLRRISTAGRRISTAGRRIAALAGTLFALWLFLPATPAYACGEPKYADEPGQAGPPQFSDPCAPQAETGAAVVAAAGLVAAAVAGAVSAARGAVPSPAELADALAAPAEAVAQSAPPPLARPAEGNTGRTVAGDPVDVISGQMVTSDTDVELPGLLPLLLRRAYASAYDAGRLYGPGWASTLDQRLEVVGYEIHYIGDDAQVLRYPLPTQHGVPALPTAGARWPLVWEADGTIRIDDPWSGWSRHFAAWSPGRPVCPLTALTDRGGRRITIQHASEDGTRPTEVTHGAGYRIAVDTRQSDLHGSRVVALRLLDGTDDGRGTLLRSFHYGEHGRLIQVVNSQGGRQRYEHDHADRITAWTDRNGHRYAYTYDDHGRVVRGDGPGGDLSAAFAYHPLRRVTVVTDSLGHRTEFHYDRHHHITRTVDPLGHSVLTEHDRHGHLLARTDELGHTTRFTRDEHGDITRVDRPDGTTISARHNALHLPVETIEPGGSTWHHTYDARGNPLAVTDPTGAVTTYSYDERGHLATVTDALGHVQRLETDAAGLVTAASDPLGATTRVTRDAFGRITGLRDPLGQLTTLEWTTEGWLTLRRRPDGSVERWRHDAEGNEISHEDAGGGRTETVPGPFGNPVARTTADGARYQLSYDTELRLTSVTGPTGLVWRYEHDASGRVTGEVDFDDRRLGYRLDAAGRLIERVNGAGQVVQHTRDTLGRILESRHDTGAVTAYAHDANGALLRAQNPDATLEFTRDALGRVQSQTVNGARTTWEYDARGARTRRTTPTGAVSEWSFDAAGRPTTLAAAGGRLAFEYDAAGREVTRHLGTTAALTQTYDALHRMTAQSLWSRDTTGTRPLRQHTFAYRPDGYLAAIRDPETGVWRFELDPLGQVTAIHAEADGGDERQPAERYAYDALGNLTHGQWPTHHQKDDDAQGARAYAGTLIRSAGRTAYAHDAQSRVTTRTRTTLSGKARTWQYTWDAEDRLTQAVTPDGTVWRYRYDPLGRRIAKQRLDAQGSVAEQTDFTWDGTTLCEQTSRSASGPARRALTLTWDHRGGRPLAQTERRSLSDSEVDERFYAIVTDLVGAPTELVDKQGDIAWHARATLWGVTAWDRSATGYTPLRFPGQYYDPETGLHHNYFRFYDPDTARYLTPDPWGLAPSPNPMAYVANPLHGIDPLGLAAVPMGNRDNPFPDRESAERAAFDLAGVPYDKTPDFAWEMGPDRTRKGQDLYVYDTEVTHWGNMRQFEMEQGSRVVVEHTDDPLGSHFHAGKPKQGSTRTDVNFGWASETPFEDGFERYGKVDKPRGDHHLYYYGGKVCPK
- a CDS encoding amidohydrolase family protein, encoding MCVDPTPPPAASLTRRGVLAGAAALAGTTTALLATTATPAAAAAPRRLGTPLTGDLVIEGGTLLDPGTGDVTPDAVVVIRDGLVRAAGPRSRIGVPQDAPRLDAHGRWVLPGLVDAHIHLNTAAEARDAVRKGATSARSGSTNFYQDIAVRELARQAPVLAPRLKAAGVFVTPDLGDTVLADPDLTELARLKDGVRSAEALRRVVEVNLARGADWVKTRVNERAGLPEQDPLAQVYSHEQLSEVVAAARRGGRGVLCHSYSEKGCHDAVTAGIRSLEHGVYVGERTLHEMRRRNTYFTPTLAAIAGLAESSNPVLAERGRTYLPLLKRAVLAAHERGVPLAAGTDSSGGTVKPIGREVELMHAAGLPALDAIRTATTGAARLLGLTTVGRLARGYAGDVLVVAGDPLADLTVLSKPVSVVRSGLPV
- a CDS encoding FG-GAP repeat protein, whose amino-acid sequence is MRSTYLAAFVAGVLATTAGIVITGTTTAAAAPAAAAVAHDDFNGDGYRDLVTAAPRATVDGKKGAGFVSVLYGSSSGLDTVHRLVLTQSSSGVPGTPEAGDSFGASVASQDLDGDGYADLAIGAPGEDIGSATDAGGVTVVWGSARGLAGTASWLESHTLGEPSANEAYGTGLTAADVDADGRPELAQVNGTDAVYVHGFGDSRTPQNPEQMYGLPTEDGFKPTGLTGADYNKDGYADLIVTGTQPSLEYVQSRSALLRGTPDGLTLDRTFAGGTVGASGDINKDGYPDVVLGDPRILEHGEWDLSGGAVQVRYGSNLGLFGTNGEEPVTIFQQGQGGIPGTDESGDDFGSDVSLGDVNGDGYLDLAIGAQGESIGDLPDAGAVWLLRGSARGITSTGVQNFNQNTAGVPGAAEQGDLFGAQARLIDSNRDGRAELVTTAPDENVSEGFAWVFGATSAGPTANGSWSFGAAALGAPADEAHFGSAVAK